From Rhodococcus sp. B7740, one genomic window encodes:
- a CDS encoding aromatic ring-hydroxylating oxygenase subunit alpha, which translates to MTVDYEHLIEPDRVHGSLYTDPAIFAEEMTRIFATTWVCLGHDSEIPQPGDYIRRHLGRDEVVVTRAKDGEIHVLLNRCAHRANLVCEDDQGNSNSFRCPYHGWTYGNDGELLGYPYFKGYGGKGKLDLRLGSAARVDTYQGFIFASMAAEGPTLIEHLGPAAGEMDRLAALSPTGEIELTGTWMKHRARANWKMLVENETDGYHPQFVHGSIISVSGHALGHLYSEKSKSVVRALGNGHSELDQREEFRHIDKPLMWFDTTPERLPDYVAQMREKHGEDTDRLLIDGAPHVMVYPNLFIAEVTIFLIEPVGVDETIQHSTPVQFKGSPDINRRLISQSMASVGPAGMLLADDTEMYERNQAGVQASQPEWLVLKRGLDREWVDDDGLQVGVGNDETAMRAFWSHYRTVMTDDEPSTSEVSQ; encoded by the coding sequence GTGACCGTCGATTACGAACACCTCATCGAACCTGACCGCGTGCACGGGTCCCTCTACACCGACCCCGCAATTTTCGCCGAAGAGATGACACGGATTTTCGCCACGACGTGGGTATGTCTGGGACACGACAGTGAGATCCCGCAGCCAGGCGACTACATCCGCAGACATCTCGGCAGAGACGAGGTCGTGGTCACCCGCGCGAAAGACGGCGAGATTCATGTCTTGCTCAATCGCTGTGCACACCGCGCAAACCTGGTATGCGAGGACGACCAGGGCAACTCGAACTCCTTCCGCTGCCCCTACCACGGGTGGACATACGGCAACGACGGTGAACTGCTCGGATATCCGTACTTCAAGGGTTACGGAGGCAAGGGAAAGCTGGATCTGCGCCTCGGCTCTGCAGCACGTGTCGATACCTATCAGGGGTTCATTTTCGCGAGCATGGCAGCGGAGGGTCCGACGCTCATCGAGCACCTCGGTCCTGCCGCCGGCGAAATGGACAGGCTCGCGGCGTTGTCACCGACCGGCGAGATCGAGCTGACAGGCACATGGATGAAGCACCGTGCCCGCGCTAACTGGAAAATGTTGGTCGAGAACGAGACCGACGGCTATCACCCGCAATTCGTTCACGGATCCATCATCAGCGTCAGCGGTCACGCCCTCGGCCACCTCTATTCGGAGAAATCGAAATCCGTCGTGCGGGCACTCGGCAACGGCCACAGCGAACTCGATCAACGGGAAGAATTTCGGCACATCGACAAGCCCCTCATGTGGTTCGACACCACACCGGAGCGCCTACCGGACTATGTCGCGCAGATGCGAGAAAAACACGGCGAGGACACGGACCGACTGCTGATTGACGGCGCGCCGCACGTCATGGTGTACCCGAACCTGTTCATCGCCGAGGTCACTATCTTCCTGATCGAACCGGTCGGGGTCGACGAGACCATTCAGCACTCGACGCCGGTGCAGTTCAAAGGTTCCCCGGACATCAACCGCCGCCTGATCTCACAGAGCATGGCCTCGGTGGGGCCGGCGGGAATGCTGCTTGCCGACGACACCGAAATGTACGAGCGCAACCAGGCCGGCGTTCAGGCGAGCCAACCGGAATGGCTGGTACTCAAGCGCGGACTCGACCGTGAATGGGTCGACGACGACGGTTTGCAGGTCGGCGTCGGCAACGACGAGACCGCGATGCGGGCGTTCTGGTCGCATTACCGCACGGTCATGACCGACGACGAACCATCAACCAGTGAGGTCTCGCAATGA
- a CDS encoding MFS transporter, translating into MGTTIEWYDFLIYAAAAGLVFGQVFFPALSSSSALLASFATIGVSFFARPLGGIVAGHLGDRIGRKAMLVATLILMGASTTLIGVLPGYDAIGVAAPVLLVVFRFLQGISAGGEWGGAAMLAVEYAPPGRRGIYGSFPQLGAALGLVLANVALLVTASLMSSEQFVSWGWRIPFLFSVVLIGIGFAVRAGVGESPVFEEVRRRNARRKAPLVVLLREHRRALVIATGLFIGVNLCGYIMIAFIGSYGANALGASRVEMLLVGLVGALSWGVWILIGARLSDTLGRRRVYLIGTLALGAWCFPMFLLIDTGSIALMLVSVFGLAVGLGLTYGPQAAAYAELFPPEVRYSGSSLSYAVGAIVGGGFAPLIAGWLIERTNTSLSVSGYMLLGCVLTLITVLFWKEGTAEERGRYVTDVGSGEDRA; encoded by the coding sequence GTGGGCACCACCATCGAGTGGTACGACTTCCTGATCTACGCAGCCGCAGCAGGATTGGTGTTCGGTCAGGTCTTCTTTCCTGCGCTGTCGTCCTCGTCTGCGCTGCTGGCATCGTTCGCCACCATCGGAGTGAGCTTCTTCGCTCGGCCGTTGGGAGGCATCGTTGCCGGCCACCTCGGCGACCGTATCGGTCGCAAAGCCATGCTCGTGGCAACCCTCATACTCATGGGAGCATCTACAACCCTCATCGGCGTGCTACCGGGGTACGACGCCATAGGCGTCGCAGCACCTGTCCTTCTCGTGGTGTTCCGGTTCCTGCAGGGTATCTCTGCCGGCGGCGAATGGGGCGGCGCGGCGATGCTCGCAGTGGAATACGCCCCACCCGGTCGCCGTGGGATCTACGGATCGTTCCCGCAACTCGGGGCGGCGCTGGGTCTGGTGTTGGCCAACGTTGCTCTGCTCGTGACGGCGTCGCTGATGAGTTCGGAGCAGTTCGTTTCCTGGGGATGGCGAATTCCGTTCCTGTTCAGCGTCGTTCTGATCGGTATCGGATTCGCGGTGCGCGCGGGTGTAGGCGAGAGTCCAGTATTCGAAGAGGTCCGGCGTCGCAATGCTCGCCGCAAAGCGCCGCTGGTGGTGCTGCTTCGCGAGCATCGCCGCGCACTGGTGATCGCTACGGGCCTGTTCATCGGCGTCAACCTGTGCGGGTACATCATGATTGCCTTCATCGGCTCCTACGGTGCCAACGCCTTGGGGGCCTCGCGTGTGGAAATGTTGCTGGTGGGACTCGTGGGAGCGCTGTCGTGGGGTGTGTGGATTCTGATCGGCGCGCGCCTGTCCGACACTCTCGGACGGCGCCGGGTGTACTTGATCGGCACCCTCGCACTTGGTGCATGGTGCTTTCCGATGTTCCTGCTGATCGACACCGGGTCGATCGCACTGATGTTGGTCTCGGTGTTCGGTCTCGCGGTCGGCCTCGGACTGACCTACGGACCTCAAGCCGCGGCGTACGCAGAATTGTTCCCGCCCGAGGTGCGGTACAGCGGATCGTCGCTCTCGTACGCAGTTGGTGCGATCGTCGGCGGCGGGTTCGCTCCCCTGATCGCGGGGTGGCTCATCGAGCGCACGAACACCTCGCTATCGGTGAGCGGCTACATGTTGCTCGGTTGCGTGCTCACGTTGATCACCGTCCTTTTCTGGAAGGAAGGTACGGCCGAAGAACGCGGTCGATACGTCACCGACGTCGGTTCCGGCGAGGATCGCGCTTAG
- a CDS encoding class II aldolase/adducin family protein, translating into MRSTGTHPRHPQQGVGMTTSPRGMMFAEPPAFESLEDERRDRKERLAVALRAFALHGFDMGVAGHITARDPEYSDRFWVNPFGLHFGQIRASDLILVDHNGVVVQGDGILNTAAFRIHSEIHAARPDVVAAAHAHSVYGSAWSSLDRPLQPLTNEGCMFFEDHVLHTDHTGVTLEELKAKAIAHNLGPHRAAVLRNHGVVTVGQTVDEAAWWFITFEHSAHAQFLAESVGTPIPADPEDARAVRDTMGTPRAAWFSFQPLYQKIVHEQPDVLL; encoded by the coding sequence GTGCGTTCGACGGGCACTCACCCGAGGCACCCCCAACAAGGAGTCGGTATGACTACTTCACCCCGCGGCATGATGTTCGCCGAACCTCCCGCGTTCGAATCGCTCGAGGACGAACGCAGAGACCGCAAGGAACGTCTCGCTGTTGCACTGCGTGCGTTCGCTCTGCACGGCTTCGACATGGGAGTCGCCGGCCACATCACCGCGCGCGATCCTGAGTACTCGGATCGGTTCTGGGTCAACCCGTTCGGACTGCACTTCGGACAGATCCGTGCGAGCGATCTCATCCTCGTCGACCACAACGGTGTCGTCGTGCAGGGTGACGGGATTCTGAACACCGCCGCATTCCGCATCCATTCCGAAATTCATGCTGCGCGGCCGGATGTCGTTGCTGCTGCCCACGCGCACAGTGTGTATGGGAGTGCGTGGTCCTCGCTGGACCGACCGTTGCAGCCTTTGACCAACGAAGGCTGCATGTTCTTCGAAGATCATGTTCTGCACACCGACCACACCGGCGTCACCCTCGAAGAACTCAAAGCCAAGGCCATTGCGCACAATCTCGGTCCGCACCGGGCGGCGGTACTGCGCAACCACGGTGTCGTGACAGTGGGACAGACGGTGGATGAGGCGGCGTGGTGGTTCATCACCTTCGAGCATTCCGCGCACGCTCAGTTCCTCGCGGAATCCGTCGGTACCCCGATCCCCGCGGATCCCGAAGACGCGCGGGCCGTGCGCGACACGATGGGAACCCCGCGAGCAGCGTGGTTCAGCTTCCAGCCGCTCTACCAGAAGATCGTGCACGAGCAGCCCGACGTCCTTCTCTAG
- a CDS encoding YciI family protein has protein sequence MSAPVHTKTPDCRYAMSFVVMATKTPRADSIREATRSEHLKFMIEHRDRVRWGGSFEDDHGGWGGMTLVVGADSLDDVRSWIDREPYCTAGLFESVTVAPFRQLIPEPFAGLLRAELRSEEIKRTAPKSDGA, from the coding sequence GTGAGCGCTCCCGTGCACACGAAGACCCCTGATTGTCGCTATGCGATGTCCTTCGTCGTGATGGCAACCAAGACGCCCCGCGCCGACTCGATACGCGAGGCCACCCGGAGCGAGCACCTGAAGTTCATGATCGAGCATCGAGATCGTGTTCGCTGGGGTGGCAGCTTCGAGGACGATCACGGTGGGTGGGGCGGAATGACGCTCGTCGTGGGTGCCGACTCGCTCGACGACGTCCGGTCCTGGATCGACCGCGAACCATACTGCACTGCAGGACTGTTCGAATCCGTTACCGTCGCTCCGTTTCGACAGCTGATCCCGGAACCGTTCGCAGGCCTTTTGCGCGCGGAGCTCCGTTCAGAGGAAATCAAGCGCACGGCGCCGAAGTCCGACGGGGCTTGA
- a CDS encoding thiamine pyrophosphate-binding protein: MKVHEQLAHALVSHGATRIFCVMGDGNLDLLNSLHNLGVDVVHARHEQHAVSMADGYARTGRLGLCSVTHGPGLSQTGTSLVAARRRQSPILLLAGDTPRTNKTHVQDFDQTAFGDATAGITVGLESAGTAMNDLHEALVRMTGTPGPVVFNMPTDIQFDIVPDTAASWREVRTPAIARASATDITRAAAVLADSERPLVLAGRGAVAAGADDAVARLAAALGAPVATTVLAHGFLSGNPAVVGTSGGFGSEEARTAFVQADAVVAVGTSLSAWTTRSGELLNDTKLILIEADASGRVHGPTADVVCAGDAALTCVDLLDRLPSRARTAWYSSARDEVSAYVDDGALDPRRALSAIDGALPADRVVVTDGGHFTGFVCNHIRPASADTFFFSPDFGAIGQGLGLAIGVAAGLGRTTLFVGDGGFMMSVQELDAAVRHDIPLTVVVVNDGGYGQEFHSLNAKGLDPSTALFRTPDLARLAEGFGATGHVIGEVADLELLPQILADPQGVVVLDVRVTRDVVHPAAAEIFATVRRRLS; the protein is encoded by the coding sequence GTGAAAGTCCACGAACAACTTGCCCACGCATTGGTCAGCCACGGCGCCACGCGCATCTTCTGCGTGATGGGTGACGGAAACCTCGACCTGCTGAACTCCCTCCATAATCTGGGAGTCGATGTGGTGCATGCTCGCCATGAGCAGCACGCCGTGTCGATGGCCGACGGTTATGCCCGGACCGGGCGTCTCGGGTTGTGCTCGGTGACGCACGGACCGGGTCTGTCACAGACGGGCACCTCGCTCGTTGCCGCCCGACGCCGGCAGTCTCCCATCCTGCTGTTGGCCGGTGACACCCCGCGTACCAACAAAACTCACGTTCAAGATTTCGATCAAACTGCGTTCGGCGATGCGACCGCGGGCATCACTGTCGGGCTCGAGTCTGCGGGAACTGCGATGAACGATCTACACGAAGCACTGGTCAGGATGACCGGCACCCCTGGCCCTGTCGTGTTCAACATGCCGACGGACATTCAGTTCGATATCGTGCCCGACACCGCTGCATCCTGGCGCGAGGTCCGCACACCTGCCATTGCCCGCGCATCGGCGACGGACATCACCCGTGCAGCAGCCGTTCTCGCGGACTCTGAACGACCTCTGGTGTTGGCCGGTAGGGGAGCGGTGGCAGCCGGAGCGGACGACGCCGTCGCACGGTTGGCGGCTGCACTCGGCGCCCCCGTCGCGACAACCGTTCTCGCACATGGGTTTCTTTCAGGGAATCCAGCGGTAGTAGGAACGAGTGGCGGGTTCGGATCGGAAGAGGCACGCACGGCATTCGTGCAGGCCGACGCAGTCGTAGCGGTAGGCACGTCCCTTAGTGCCTGGACCACGCGGTCCGGTGAGTTGCTGAACGATACGAAGCTGATACTGATCGAGGCCGATGCCTCTGGCCGAGTGCACGGGCCGACCGCCGACGTGGTGTGCGCCGGAGACGCTGCGCTCACGTGCGTGGATCTGCTGGACCGGCTTCCGAGCCGGGCCAGGACTGCGTGGTATTCGTCTGCGCGCGATGAGGTTTCGGCCTACGTCGACGACGGCGCGCTCGACCCGCGTCGTGCACTGTCCGCGATCGATGGCGCGTTGCCCGCCGACCGCGTCGTGGTGACCGACGGAGGTCATTTCACCGGGTTCGTCTGCAACCACATTCGCCCTGCATCGGCCGACACGTTCTTCTTCTCCCCGGACTTCGGTGCAATCGGTCAAGGGCTGGGTCTTGCGATAGGCGTTGCAGCGGGACTGGGCAGGACAACCCTGTTCGTGGGCGACGGCGGGTTCATGATGAGCGTGCAGGAGCTCGACGCGGCTGTGCGTCACGATATTCCGCTCACAGTAGTGGTGGTGAACGACGGCGGCTACGGCCAGGAGTTCCACAGCCTGAACGCCAAAGGGCTTGACCCGAGCACGGCTCTGTTCCGAACCCCGGACCTCGCCCGATTGGCCGAGGGGTTCGGCGCGACAGGCCACGTGATCGGCGAGGTAGCCGACCTGGAGTTGCTGCCGCAGATCCTGGCGGACCCCCAGGGCGTGGTCGTGCTGGATGTTCGGGTGACCCGTGACGTCGTACATCCCGCGGCCGCAGAAATTTTCGCCACCGTGCGCAGACGCCTATCGTGA
- a CDS encoding enoyl-CoA hydratase/isomerase family protein, with protein MGPALLIDDSLDGRTVVRLNRTDTRNAIDLDMVRELHEVCSELESRPRIAIFAGEGPAFASGADIEQLRARRRDDALAGINSRIFDRIHDLPMPTIALLHGYALGGGAELAYACDFRIGATDLRIGNPEVGLGIAAAAGAGWRLRDLVGLALAKDMLLTGKLLNAQSALASGLLNQVVEPAMLLDAGHELADRISAQSPTAVRLTKTILAAPPAAHPIVDELAQAILFETPEKAELMDAFLSTRRRTS; from the coding sequence ATGGGTCCCGCTCTTCTGATCGACGACAGTCTCGACGGTCGTACCGTTGTTCGCCTGAACAGAACCGACACGCGCAACGCGATCGACCTGGACATGGTTCGAGAACTGCACGAGGTCTGCTCCGAACTGGAGAGTCGACCACGTATCGCGATCTTCGCGGGCGAAGGACCTGCATTCGCTTCAGGCGCGGACATCGAACAGCTTCGAGCGCGACGTCGGGACGACGCTTTGGCCGGAATCAACTCCAGAATTTTCGACCGAATCCACGATCTCCCAATGCCGACCATTGCGCTCCTACACGGATACGCCCTCGGCGGAGGCGCGGAACTGGCCTACGCGTGCGACTTTCGAATCGGCGCGACGGATCTGAGGATCGGCAATCCGGAGGTCGGGCTTGGCATAGCAGCCGCAGCAGGTGCCGGATGGCGGCTCAGGGACCTCGTGGGATTGGCACTCGCCAAGGACATGTTGCTCACCGGCAAACTCTTGAATGCGCAGTCCGCGCTGGCGTCCGGCCTACTGAACCAGGTGGTCGAGCCTGCGATGCTGCTCGACGCAGGCCACGAACTCGCCGACAGAATTTCCGCTCAGTCGCCCACAGCTGTCCGGTTGACCAAAACCATCCTCGCCGCACCGCCTGCAGCACACCCCATCGTCGACGAGTTGGCGCAGGCCATTCTCTTCGAAACACCCGAGAAAGCCGAACTCATGGACGCGTTCTTGTCGACTCGGAGGCGAACATCATGA